In Polynucleobacter arcticus, the following proteins share a genomic window:
- the rlmH gene encoding 23S rRNA (pseudouridine(1915)-N(3))-methyltransferase RlmH, producing MRLTIVSVGHKMPEWVATATHDYIKRMPADCSIEIKEIKPDLTPAKEAVRIAAAVPKGSRVIALDERGKDQTTQHVATQLAQWRQEGFDITFLIGGADGLDPSLKESAQAMWRLSSLTLPHAMARVLLVEQLYRAWTILQGHPYHRE from the coding sequence ATGCGTTTAACGATTGTTTCGGTTGGTCACAAAATGCCTGAATGGGTTGCAACTGCAACCCATGATTACATTAAGCGCATGCCTGCAGATTGCAGTATTGAAATCAAAGAGATCAAGCCAGATCTGACGCCAGCCAAAGAAGCTGTCAGAATTGCCGCAGCCGTTCCCAAGGGTTCTCGTGTTATCGCTCTGGATGAGCGCGGTAAAGATCAAACTACCCAGCATGTCGCCACTCAATTAGCTCAATGGCGACAAGAGGGCTTTGACATTACCTTTTTAATTGGTGGCGCAGATGGCCTTGATCCCAGCCTGAAAGAAAGTGCTCAAGCAATGTGGCGTCTCTCAAGCCTGACCTTACCTCATGCGATGGCAAGAGTCCTTTTGGTGGAGCAACTATATCGGGCATGGACTATTCTGCAAGGCCACCCTTATCATCGCGAGTAG
- a CDS encoding Maf family protein, whose protein sequence is MFTSIYLASQSPRRQELLKQIGVQFEMLIAAPGEDTETLEIPLPNEKARDYVERVTLAKSAIALARWQESGKPWAPILCADTTVSLPGSLVGEILGKPSDAADATRILNMLSGKVHQVLTAVALVIDPNTNPVCRVQISEVEFARLTPEQITNYIDSGEPFGKAGAYGIQGHGGAFIPSIKGSYSGIMGLPIYEVNQLLDFAKVTRI, encoded by the coding sequence ATGTTTACCTCTATTTACCTCGCCTCACAAAGCCCACGTCGACAAGAACTACTAAAGCAAATCGGCGTGCAGTTCGAGATGCTGATTGCTGCACCTGGTGAGGATACTGAAACCCTCGAAATACCCCTACCGAATGAAAAAGCACGTGATTATGTTGAACGCGTGACGCTCGCCAAAAGCGCTATTGCCTTAGCAAGATGGCAAGAGAGCGGTAAACCTTGGGCACCGATCTTGTGCGCCGATACGACTGTGAGTCTACCCGGAAGCCTTGTTGGTGAGATTCTCGGCAAACCTAGCGATGCGGCTGATGCCACACGTATTTTGAACATGCTGAGCGGTAAAGTACATCAAGTACTCACCGCAGTCGCACTCGTAATTGATCCGAATACCAACCCTGTATGCCGCGTGCAAATATCCGAGGTGGAATTTGCCCGCCTGACCCCTGAGCAAATTACCAACTATATTGATAGTGGCGAGCCTTTTGGTAAGGCTGGCGCTTACGGCATTCAGGGGCATGGAGGCGCATTCATCCCCTCAATCAAAGGTAGTTATAGCGGTATTATGGGATTACCTATTTATGAAGTGAACCAATTATTGGATTTCGCCAAAGTTACCCGCATATGA
- the rng gene encoding ribonuclease G: MNEEILINITPQETRVALIQQGAVQELQIERTRQRGIVGNIYLAKVVRVLPGMQSAFIEVGLERTAFMHVADITQNNPQAQIEKLLFEGQNVLVQVLKDPLGTKGARLTTQLSIAGRNLVYLPPAGTDTATEKYIGVSQRIDQPEEREAIKARLTGLMPDDEKGGIIVRTSAQDASDTDLQHDMHYLRTTWEKIREAVNYKAAPSLLYQDLSLAERVLRDVAGEETSKIRVDSAENFEKLKGFATLYMPNLLDKLTLHRGERALFDLFDVDAEINKALGRRVDLKSGGYLMIDQTESMTTIDVNTGSYVGARNLDDTVFKTNLEAAQAIARQLRLRNLGGIIIIDFIDMLSKDHQESVLHELKRNLDRDHARTSVNDFSSLGLVEMTRKRTRESLAHITCEPCAICQGKGEVKTAQTICYEILREIVREHRQFNPREFRIVAAPDVIDLFLEEENQFLAQLGDFISKPIKLQAEGSFRQEQYDIVLS; encoded by the coding sequence ATGAATGAAGAAATTCTGATCAATATCACCCCCCAAGAAACACGGGTGGCACTCATTCAGCAAGGTGCCGTGCAAGAACTACAAATTGAGCGCACCCGTCAACGTGGCATTGTTGGCAATATCTATTTAGCAAAAGTTGTTCGCGTACTACCTGGTATGCAGTCTGCCTTCATTGAAGTGGGTTTAGAACGCACTGCATTTATGCACGTCGCTGACATTACGCAAAATAATCCGCAGGCACAAATTGAGAAGCTCCTCTTCGAAGGCCAAAATGTTTTAGTGCAAGTTCTCAAAGATCCGCTCGGCACTAAAGGTGCTCGACTGACTACCCAACTCAGTATTGCTGGCCGTAACTTGGTTTACTTGCCGCCAGCTGGCACTGATACAGCTACTGAAAAATATATTGGTGTATCCCAAAGAATTGATCAACCCGAAGAGCGTGAAGCCATCAAAGCGCGGCTGACAGGACTGATGCCTGATGATGAAAAGGGTGGGATTATTGTGCGCACTAGCGCCCAAGATGCCAGTGACACTGATCTACAGCACGATATGCATTACCTGCGTACCACCTGGGAAAAGATCCGCGAGGCCGTGAACTACAAAGCTGCACCAAGCCTGCTCTATCAGGATCTCAGCCTCGCTGAGCGCGTATTGCGGGATGTTGCTGGCGAAGAAACTTCAAAAATTCGAGTGGATTCAGCTGAGAACTTTGAAAAGCTCAAAGGATTTGCTACGCTCTATATGCCCAATTTATTGGATAAGCTGACACTCCATCGTGGTGAGCGCGCCCTCTTTGACTTATTTGATGTGGATGCTGAGATTAATAAGGCGCTTGGCAGAAGAGTTGACCTTAAATCTGGCGGCTACCTGATGATTGACCAAACAGAATCTATGACTACCATCGACGTGAACACAGGTAGCTATGTGGGTGCGCGTAATTTGGATGACACTGTATTTAAAACCAATCTGGAAGCTGCCCAGGCTATCGCCCGTCAACTGCGCTTACGCAATCTTGGCGGCATCATCATCATTGATTTTATTGACATGCTCAGCAAAGATCATCAAGAGTCAGTTTTACATGAACTCAAGCGAAATTTAGATCGGGATCATGCCCGCACATCAGTGAATGACTTCTCTTCATTGGGATTAGTAGAGATGACGCGCAAACGCACTCGAGAATCTCTAGCCCACATTACTTGCGAACCCTGCGCTATCTGCCAAGGCAAAGGTGAAGTTAAAACCGCACAAACCATTTGCTACGAGATTTTGCGTGAGATTGTGCGTGAACATCGACAATTCAATCCCCGCGAATTCAGAATCGTCGCTGCTCCAGACGTGATAGATCTTTTCCTTGAGGAAGAAAATCAATTCTTAGCGCAGCTAGGCGACTTTATTAGCAAGCCCATCAAACTCCAGGCTGAAGGTAGCTTCCGCCAAGAACAATACGATATTGTTCTCAGTTAA